The DNA sequence CTTTCACCGAAGACGGAACTCCGATCGACATCATGCTGAACCCCCTGGGGGTTCCGAGTCGTATGAACGTGGGACAGATTCTGGAGACCCACCTGGGTTGGGCTGCCGAGAAGCACGGCTTCCGTGCTGTCTGTCCGGTATTCGATGGTGCTCTGGAAACTTCGATTCAGGAATACCTGGATACCGCTGGTCTGCCTGCTGACGGGAAGGCCCAGTTGTACGATGGTCGTACGGGTGAAGCTTACGAGCAGAAAACCACCGTCGGTCAGATTTACATGCTGAAACTGCACCACCTGGTGGATGACAAAGTGCATGCCCGTTCTACCGGTCCTTACTCTCTGATTACGCAGCAGCCTCTGGGTGGTAAAGCCCGCTTCGGTGGTCAGCGATTCGGGGAAATGGAAGTCTGGGCTCTGGAAGCTTACGGAGCAGCTTATATTCTGCAGGAACTGCTCACTGTTAAGAGTGACGATGTGGAAGGCCGGACCAAGATTTATGAATCGATGGTCAATGGAGAAAACACACTCGAAGCCGGAACGCCCGCCAGCTTCGACGTGCTTAACAACGAAATTCGTGGACTTGGTTTGAATCTACAACTGGAAAAGAACCCTACCTGATGCGTACTCAGTGATGAGACGTGTTGCCCGGGTGAAGTTTCTTTTCATGATCAAACTCTGATCATACATAGTTCAGAAAATAAGGAGCGTGCACAGTGAGTGTTGCACAAACAGCTTACGAGCGAATTAACGATTACGGTTCCGTGAAAATCGGCCTGGCCAGTCCACACGATATTCGAAGTTGGTCCTTCGGAGAAGTCAAGAAGCCGGAAACGATTAACTATCGAACCTACCGTCCCGAACGGGATGGTCTGTTCTGCGAACGGATTTTCGGGCCGGAAAAAGACTGGGAATGTGCCTGCGGTAAATACCGGGGGATGAAGTACAAGGGCATGATCTGCGACCGTTGTGGTGTTAAAGTGACCCACAGTCGTGTGCGTAGAAAGCGTATGGGACACATCGAGCTGGCAGCACCGATCGTGCATATCTGGTTCTTCAAGTCCATGCCCAGCCGCCTGGGTGCTCTGCTGAATATGAAGACCACCGCCCTGGAAAAAGTGATTTACTTCCAGGATTACGTGGTAACTGATCCGGGCGACACCCCGCTGGAAATGTGCCAGACGATGACCGAAGAGGAAGCCCGGCAGAATCAGGCCAAGTATGGCCCAGGTTCCTTCGAAATCGAAATGGGTGCCGAAGCGATCAAAAAGCTGCTGATGAGCCTGAACCTGGTTGAACTCTCCGAACAGCTCCGCAAGGATCTGTTTGAAACCAACAGCCAGCAGAAACGCAAAGACTACATCAAACGTCTGAAGATTGTGGAATCGCTGCGTGACAGTGACAACCGTCCTGAGTGGATGGTGCTGGAAGTGATTCCCGTGATTCCTCCGGATCTGCGTCCGCTGGTGCTGCTGGATTCCGGCAACTTCGCCACCAGTGACCTGAACGACCTGTATCGCCGCATTATCAACCGGAACAACCGGTTGAAGAAGCTGGTCGATCTCAACGCACCGGAAGTGATCGTGCGTAACGAAAAGCGTATGTTGCAGCAGTCGGTCGACGCTCTGTTCGACAACAACCGCTGTAAGCGTCCCGTGCTTGGTTCTTCCAACCGTCCACTGAAATCTTTGACCGACATGATCAAAGGTAAGCAGGGACGTTTCCGTGAAAACCTGCTGGGTAAACGTGTTGACTACTCTGCCCGTAGTGTGATTGTAGTGGGGCCGGAACTGAAACTGCATCAGTGTGGTCTGCCCAAGAAGATCGCACTCGAACTGTTCCAGCCGTTCATTATCCGTCGTCTGAAAGACAGCGGGCACGCCGATACAATCAAGTCTGCCAAGCGGATGCTGGAACGTAAAGACGAGGACGTGTGGGACATCCTGGATGAAGTCATTCAGAACCATCCGGTGCTGTTGAACCGTGCTCCCACGCTGCACCGTATGGGGATTCAGGCCTTCGAGCCGATTCTGGTGGAAGGAAACGCGATCCGCGTCCATCCGCTGGTTTGTGGTGGATTCAACGCTGACTTTGACGGCGACCAGATGGCGGTTCACCTGCCTCTGTCCATCGAAGCTCAGGTAGAAGCCACAACCCTGATGCTGTCAACCAACAACATCTTCAGTCCTTCCGACGGGGCACCGATCATTCGTCCTTCTCAGGATATCGTGATGGGTTGCTACTACCTGACGCTCAAGAAAACAGAGCGGGTCGGAGAAGGAATGGTCTTCTCCAATGTGGGTGAAGTGCACGCCGCCTTCCAGCAGAAGAAGCTGGATCGCCATGCCATCATCAAGGTCCGGATGCCATCCGACAAACGGATCAAAGGGGAAGGGGCCGACGACTTCAAGATGGGCGGTCTGATTGAAACGACCACTGGTCGTGTGATCTTCAACGACATTCTGCCCAAGAAGATGGCTTACTACAACCTGACGATGAAGGGGCGTGACCTTTCGAACGTGATTTCCGACTGTTATCTGGAGCTGGGACGTCGCGAAACGATCAACCTGCTCGACAAGATGAAGGAAACCGGTTTCCGGGAATCAACGCTCAGTGGTCTGTCATTCGCAACCAGCGACCTGAAAACCGCGCCGAATAAGGCAAAGGTAATCGGGGATTCGGAAAAGACCGTACTGCAGAAAAACAAGCTGTACGATCGTGGTCTGATTACCGCTGAAGAGCGTTACAACCAGGTTCTCGATACCTGGACTCACGCTCGTGAGCAGATTACCGAATCGATGATGCACGAGCTGGAAAACGACTATCGTGAAAACGGGAAGTATGTGAACCCGATCTATCTGATGTCGAACTCTGGTGCTCGTGGTGGTATCGAACAGATGCGTCAGCTCGGTGGTATGCGTGGTCTGATGGCCAAGCCGAGTGGTGAGATCATCGAAACGCCGATTAAGGCGAACTTCCGTGAAGGTCTGACCGTACTGGAATACTTCAGTTCGACCCACGGTGCCCGTAAAGGTCTGGCTGACACCGCTCTGAAAACAGCGGACTCAGGTTACCTGACACGTAAGCTGGCAGACATCTGTCAGAACGTGGTTGTCACCGAGCACGACTGTGGTACGACCCAGGGTATGACCCGTGGTGTGGTTTACCGTGGTGAAAAGGTCGAAATGAGTCTGACCGATGCGATCCGTGGTCGCGTCAGCCGGACGAACATCGTCGATCCGATTACCGACGAAGTGATCGTGCGTGAAAACGAGATGATCACCGTGGACATCGCCCGTCGGATTGAAAACATGGGGCTGGAAAAGATCCAGGTACGCAGCCCGATGACCTGCGAATCTTCGCTGGGGATCTGTCGTCTGTGTTACGGGATGGACCTTTCCACCGGTTCGCTGGTCGAAGAAGGTCTGGCCGTGGGGATCATTGCTGCCCAGAGTGTGGGTGAGCCTGGTACTCAGCTGACGATGCGTACGTTCCACATTGGTGGTACCGCTTCCCGTGAAGTGGAAGAAAGCGAAATTCGCACCCGTCGTGCTGGTAAAGTTACATTTGCCCGTATCCGGACCGTGGTCAACAACGAAGGTATGAGCGTTGTATTGACCCGAAACGGTGAAGTTGTGGTCAACGATGTGAAAGGCCGTGAGCTCGAACGTTACACCATTCCCAACGGTGCAACCCTGCGTGTTGCTGAAGGGGATGAGGTTGCTGAAGGCCAGGTTATCTGTCAGTGGGACCCGCACTCGATTTCGATCCTGGCGGAAGTGGGCGGTCGCGTCCGCTTCGAAGAGTGTGTGGAAGGCAAGACCATCCGCACCGACAAAGACCCCAGTGGTCACATTCGCCGTTCGATCATCGAGCACAAAGGGGAACTGCATCCGCAGATCATCATCGAAGATGGTACCGGCAAGATTCTGGACTTCTACTACCTGCCTGAAAAAGCAAGTATCGAAGTGGAAGAAGGTCAGCAGATCACCGCTGGTACGGTGGTCGCGAAGAACCCCCGTGAATCTTCCG is a window from the Gimesia benthica genome containing:
- the rpoC gene encoding DNA-directed RNA polymerase subunit beta' translates to MSVAQTAYERINDYGSVKIGLASPHDIRSWSFGEVKKPETINYRTYRPERDGLFCERIFGPEKDWECACGKYRGMKYKGMICDRCGVKVTHSRVRRKRMGHIELAAPIVHIWFFKSMPSRLGALLNMKTTALEKVIYFQDYVVTDPGDTPLEMCQTMTEEEARQNQAKYGPGSFEIEMGAEAIKKLLMSLNLVELSEQLRKDLFETNSQQKRKDYIKRLKIVESLRDSDNRPEWMVLEVIPVIPPDLRPLVLLDSGNFATSDLNDLYRRIINRNNRLKKLVDLNAPEVIVRNEKRMLQQSVDALFDNNRCKRPVLGSSNRPLKSLTDMIKGKQGRFRENLLGKRVDYSARSVIVVGPELKLHQCGLPKKIALELFQPFIIRRLKDSGHADTIKSAKRMLERKDEDVWDILDEVIQNHPVLLNRAPTLHRMGIQAFEPILVEGNAIRVHPLVCGGFNADFDGDQMAVHLPLSIEAQVEATTLMLSTNNIFSPSDGAPIIRPSQDIVMGCYYLTLKKTERVGEGMVFSNVGEVHAAFQQKKLDRHAIIKVRMPSDKRIKGEGADDFKMGGLIETTTGRVIFNDILPKKMAYYNLTMKGRDLSNVISDCYLELGRRETINLLDKMKETGFRESTLSGLSFATSDLKTAPNKAKVIGDSEKTVLQKNKLYDRGLITAEERYNQVLDTWTHAREQITESMMHELENDYRENGKYVNPIYLMSNSGARGGIEQMRQLGGMRGLMAKPSGEIIETPIKANFREGLTVLEYFSSTHGARKGLADTALKTADSGYLTRKLADICQNVVVTEHDCGTTQGMTRGVVYRGEKVEMSLTDAIRGRVSRTNIVDPITDEVIVRENEMITVDIARRIENMGLEKIQVRSPMTCESSLGICRLCYGMDLSTGSLVEEGLAVGIIAAQSVGEPGTQLTMRTFHIGGTASREVEESEIRTRRAGKVTFARIRTVVNNEGMSVVLTRNGEVVVNDVKGRELERYTIPNGATLRVAEGDEVAEGQVICQWDPHSISILAEVGGRVRFEECVEGKTIRTDKDPSGHIRRSIIEHKGELHPQIIIEDGTGKILDFYYLPEKASIEVEEGQQITAGTVVAKNPRESSGTQDITGGLPRVTELFEARRPKDPSVLAEIDGEVEFVPEKKRGKRIVIVRGEDGTEVEHVIPHGKHLLVHAGDLVKAGDALVRGPLVPHDILRVSGTEAVQQYLLHEIQNVYRAQRVTIDDKHLEIIISRMLSKVLVEDVGDTNLLPGIVLDKLAFQKINEETSACVKVVDSGDTDFQPGDLVPLATIEEVNAQVELAGQGPASFSKPRPASASSQLLGITKASVQSESFISAASFQETTKVLTEAALAGRVDYLVGLKENVILGHLVPAGTGFYQHQTAEVRIRPEALEELKAEKERILAARMSLLNEVQPDKPVPLGGGQDSEEYGQGGSDSSLDSTPPSPSPNPFDE